Within Bos taurus isolate L1 Dominette 01449 registration number 42190680 breed Hereford chromosome 24, ARS-UCD2.0, whole genome shotgun sequence, the genomic segment GGATCACACTACTCTGTGCCCGGGCTCCGGGCAAGTGCAGGGTCGCCCCGCGTCCCGCGATAGCCCCGCGGCCGCCCCTCCCGCACCCTGGGGACCCGCGGGCGGCGCGAGGCCCGAGCCTTCACTTTCCCGGGCTGGGGCGCGCCAGGCCAGCCCGCTCTTGGCCCGGAGCTTACTTTCGCGGCTCCTACCTTCCCTCCTGGATGGGCAGGAAGTCCCTACCCTCCAGCCGACTGCAGAAGTGGCCGCGGCGCCTCCAAGAGCAGGAAAAGGCCCAGAAAACCGAGAAGCGACAGAAGCGTGCCGGGGTCCTACCGCGTGCACGACCACCCCCCGCGCCGCGGGGCAGCTCACCCGGGGTTAATTCCCAAGGCGGCCATTAGGAAAGGCCAGGCCACACCGACTTCCTACTCGCCTCGGAATGGGATCGCTGGTTTGTCGGCGCGCCCGGACCTCGCGGGCTCCGCGGCCCTCGGGGCACACCGGGCGCCGCTGGCCTGCCGGGGAGGGGGAGGCCGCGGTCAGGGCGGCGGATCCGCTCCGAGAGCTCACCGCCTGGGGCGCCGGGCGCCGAACAAAGCTGCCCCGGCCCGCATCCGGCGGTGGGAGACCCCGGGACGCGTCCCCGCCGCCGCGCTTTCCCGAGTGGGCGCCGCGATCGCAGAGGCCAGCCCCAGTGTCCAGGCGTGGTGAGCCTGGGGGGCGGCGCGGAGGCGGCAGCTCGGCCCCTCCCGCCCGCGCCCGGCTAGGCGCGCTGGCCTCCGCGGGGCAGCGCGGGCTCCCAGCGGTCCCCGAGCCCTGGCGCCTCCGCGCGCAGCTCAACTCCCGGCGGCCGAGCCAAGTTTACTTCGCCCGAAACTCCCGCGCCGCGCGCTCCGGCGGAGGAACGGATCCCCAGGCTGGCCTGCCCGGGTCGAGCGCCACACGGCAGGCACCGGCTCGCGGGAGCCCGGGCACTTTCTGGGTCCGCGGGGCCCACGCTCCCTCCAGACGCCCGGCCGCCCCGCGATCCGCGGCCCCTCACCGTGCTCGGGAGCCCCGTCCGGCGGCGGCAGCTCCTCGTCCGACTTGAGAtgctggggcttggcctgcttgcGCCGAGACATGCTGCTAGCGGCGCGCGGGCCCCTCGCAGGGCAGCGGCATCAGCGGGGCGGCCGGCGGGGACGGCGCGGGGCGGCCGggcgggcgcggggcgcggggcgcgggcggcggcggcggctgcgcgGGCCGCGCATGGGGCTGAGCAATTAGGCTGGTGAATAATGCATGGCTATTAGCAGAGGGCCGCGCCGATTGGCCGGCCTCCAGCGGACTCGGGCGGCCTATGCAAATGAGGCCGCGCTCGCAATTAGCGGCCGCGCGGCGAGGAGGGGCCGTCGCCTGCGGGACCCGGGCGCGCGACCGGCGCCGCCTCACATCGCGGGCTCCGCGCTCTTCGGCGCCCGGTTGCGGCCCGGCGGGCCGGGAGCGGCTCTGGCCGCGGCGGCCGCCCGGACCCAAGCGCAGGCAGCAAACTTTGGCGGCGTCCGCGCGGCGCCTCTCCGCCGGCGCGCCGGGCTCGCCCCTTTATAGAGTGTCtgcgccgccgcccgcgccccgcGCCGCGCCCCCCCGCCGCCGCCCGGCGCCCCTCCCGGAGCGGGCGGCCGCGGGCAGGGCTCCGGCCGGCGCCTTTGTCTCTCCGGGGCGCTCGGGCGCCGAGCCTCCTGCTCTCCGGGCGCGGAGGGCCGGCCTGCCGCCTGCCTCCACTGGTCCTCGGCGTTTCTCCGCACGCCGGCCCCGCTCGGGCTCAGGTGGTGTCCCAGTCTCCGGACCTTCTCTCCGGGCTCGTGTCCGCTCTTCGGGCTCCCCCGGCGGCCGGCCCGGCCCGGAGGCTCGCGGCCGGAGCGGAGCGGAGTGCGCACGCCGGGGTGGCGGGACTTCGGCAAGACCAACTTTCCGGTTCGGAAGCGGCGCGGGCCGCgcggctcctcccctcccctcccctcggaCCCCCTCCCCTCGGCTCCCACCCCTGtctccccgccgccgccgcccccccccccaaccccgggcCCCTCGACTCCTGagcgcccgccccgcccgccgccgccaccgGGGCTGCCCCGGCCCTTCGCCCGCCCGCCAGGCCTCCGGGCCGCCTGTGGCTCCTTAAATCCAGGGACAGGGAGGGGACCGCGGGGCTTCGCGTCCCACCCCCAGTTCCGTAGCCTGATGGGTGCAGTGCCGGGCGCCTGTGGCGTGGGCAGGGAGCGCAGGGTGCCCGGAGGCCTCGCGACTGAAAGTTCCAAGTCCACAAAAGTCCCACGCGTGGCCCACCGCGTTCTGGACTTTTGGGGGTGATGTAGGGGGAGCAGGTGAGGGGTCGCGCACGTCCGAACCTGCCCCGCATCACCGGGCGGCGGGCGCCGCGCGCTCCCGGCACACGCACCCACTCTCCGCGCGTTATCAGGCGCGCGCCTCCGCCCCCTCGCGCGCACCCCACCCGCAGCGGCGCACACGCGCCCTCGCCCACTCCCGCGCGCTCACTCCCGCTCGTGTCCTCCATTGCGAGCGGCCGCCGGGATGTGCTCCAGGCCCGTCGCTGCCGAGCTCGCGCTTGTGCCCTGCGCCCCAGCatgtcttctttcatttcctaaatttattatttttgtcttcaCAAGTGGCCCTGTCTGGTACGAAGCTTTGGCACAGA encodes:
- the LOC104975719 gene encoding basic proline-rich protein-like, coding for MAISRGPRRLAGLQRTRAAYANEAALAISGRAARRGRRLRDPGARPAPPHIAGSALFGARLRPGGPGAALAAAAARTQAQSVCAAARAPRRAPPPPPGAPPGAGGRGQGSGRRLCLSGALGRRASCSPGAEGRPAACLHWSSAFLRTPAPLGLRWCPSLRTFSPGSCPLFGLPRRPARPGGSRPERSGVRTPGWRDFGKTNFPVRKRRGPRGSSPPLPSDPLPSAPTPVSPPPPPPPPTPGPSTPERPPRPPPPPGLPRPFARPPGLRAACGSLNPGTGRGPRGFASHPQFRSLMGAVPGACGVGRERRVPGGLATESSKSTKVPRVAHRVLDFWG